A portion of the Avibacterium sp. 20-132 genome contains these proteins:
- the ubiK gene encoding ubiquinone biosynthesis accessory factor UbiK, with the protein MLNPQKIEQIIQQVQNSLPQGMKELGKDAEAKFKQVLQAQLAKLDVVTREEFDVQTQVLMRTREKLNELEKRIDALLQAQDQGQETC; encoded by the coding sequence ATGCTAAATCCACAAAAAATAGAGCAAATTATACAACAAGTGCAAAATTCTTTACCGCAAGGAATGAAAGAACTTGGTAAAGATGCAGAAGCAAAATTCAAACAAGTTTTGCAAGCTCAATTGGCCAAATTAGATGTTGTAACCCGTGAAGAGTTTGATGTGCAAACCCAAGTTTTAATGCGTACTCGTGAGAAACTGAACGAGTTAGAAAAGCGTATCGATGCCCTGTTGCAAGCGCAAGATCAAGGGCAAGAAACGTGCTAA
- the ribB gene encoding 3,4-dihydroxy-2-butanone-4-phosphate synthase — translation MNQSILSAFGTPQERVEKAIEAFKQGNGVLVLDDEDRENEGDLIFPAQTIEPAQMAKLIRYGSGIVCLCLSDEICQQLDLPPMVQNNTSVNKTAFTVTIEAAEGVSTGVSAADRVTTIKAAVADNAKPQDLHRPGHIFPLRAAEGGVLKRRGHTEASVDLAVLAGYKPAAVICEITNDDGTMARTPEIIKFAKEFGYPVMTIEDLVQYRLKGE, via the coding sequence ATGAATCAGTCAATTTTATCCGCATTTGGCACGCCACAAGAGCGTGTTGAAAAAGCCATTGAAGCTTTCAAACAAGGCAATGGCGTACTCGTTTTAGACGATGAAGATCGCGAAAATGAAGGGGATTTAATTTTCCCAGCGCAAACCATCGAACCTGCGCAAATGGCAAAACTTATTCGTTACGGCAGCGGCATTGTTTGCTTATGTTTAAGCGATGAAATTTGCCAACAGCTTGATTTGCCGCCAATGGTACAAAATAACACCAGCGTCAATAAAACGGCATTTACCGTAACCATTGAAGCCGCGGAAGGTGTATCCACAGGTGTTTCTGCAGCCGATCGTGTAACCACCATCAAAGCAGCCGTTGCAGATAATGCAAAACCGCAAGATTTACACCGCCCAGGGCATATCTTCCCATTAAGAGCCGCAGAAGGTGGCGTATTAAAACGCCGTGGACACACCGAAGCCTCCGTCGATCTTGCAGTGCTTGCAGGCTATAAACCTGCTGCGGTAATCTGTGAAATCACCAACGATGATGGCACAATGGCACGCACCCCTGAAATCATTAAATTCGCGAAAGAATTTGGTTATCCCGTGATGACGATTGAAGATTTAGTGCAGTATCGTTTAAAAGGTGAGTAA
- the rplQ gene encoding 50S ribosomal protein L17, which yields MRHRKSGRQLNRNSSHRKALFRNLASALVSHEIIKTTLPKAKELRRVVEPLITLAKEDSVANRRLAFARTRNIETVAKLFNELGPRFAQRAGGYTRILKCGFRAGDNAPMAYIELVDRPAVAEEASSAE from the coding sequence ATGCGCCATCGTAAGAGTGGTCGTCAACTAAACCGTAATAGCAGCCATCGCAAAGCGCTGTTCCGTAATTTAGCAAGTGCATTAGTTAGTCATGAAATCATTAAGACAACATTGCCAAAAGCAAAAGAATTACGTCGTGTAGTTGAGCCGTTAATTACATTAGCAAAAGAAGACAGTGTTGCAAACCGTCGTTTAGCTTTTGCTCGTACTCGCAACATTGAAACTGTTGCTAAATTATTCAATGAATTAGGTCCACGTTTTGCACAACGTGCGGGTGGTTATACTCGTATCTTAAAATGTGGTTTCCGTGCTGGTGATAATGCTCCAATGGCATACATTGAGCTAGTAGATCGTCCAGCTGTTGCTGAAGAAGCTTCATCAGCTGAATAA